The following coding sequences are from one Megachile rotundata isolate GNS110a chromosome 13, iyMegRotu1, whole genome shotgun sequence window:
- the drpr gene encoding multiple EGF like domains draper isoform X4: MDLPIYLLVAVAAFTAVDGLEGPNICTRQETYKITVRVSEQQPYTVRDYTWCLSFPPRCSKYRVVYKTVYKEQELTKQRPVEECCKGYAETTDGERCIPICSKDCVHGTCIAPDVCKCESGYGGPLCDYKCPPGKWGKSCEKDCLCQNDASCDPFDGKCRCTRGWTGDYCEQQCSPDRYGQDCGEECRCRNGGSCHHISGECHCAPGYTGPLCDDFCPPGKHGDECKSDCKCQNGGSCNPTTGSCYCAPGWTGIVCALRCPEGFWGKNCSQVCDCYNKASCHHLTGECECKPGYYDVKCLQICPEGKFGLNCTSNCTCENGADCSPVNGTCTCKPGWTGKKCNKRACPDGLFGPNCLKVCQCSDDNTDLCHPATGECICKAGWDGETCNRPCPFYTYGKGCQNRCNCKNNAQCLPINGTCICAAGYRGEDCSEVCPDHTYGENCAQKCVCKNGATCSPENGRCNCTADNMTCDHVTGEYVCRPGYLGLTCEHPCPPNRYGLNCANRCRCKNGGECHHVTGICQCRPGWKDEHCQTPCPEGTYGINCSQHCTCQNGGKCRSNDGHCRCAPGWIGTKCTEICPEGYYGDHCMEPCNCKSDFYTCHPADGCICRHGYGGPDCNEELFSRNIQEKDNGGYGSIVAGFLFAAIVVVAMSLAAWIYHRRRVADLKNEIAQVHYVADPPSPPEQTQFDNPVYAYQGSSKFDDGTTTLLNNFQFRNNLGTSKKINNEKAKLGMSSCIDDDDDDCKGAYNRYDLKNRDADMGNPNLNVYHSIDEMDGKKIEHVYDEIKQNNDESEYDELGNPRPVSGYKQFNRMPNGFCSKPSDNAGPSRSKEKDPELGET; encoded by the exons ATGGATTTACCGATTTATTTGCTGGTTGCCGTTGCAGCCTTCACGGCAGTCGACGGCCTGGAGGGACCAAATATATGCACGAGACAAGAAAC tTACAAGATAACAGTGAGAGTGTCCGAACAGCAGCCGTACACCGTCCGGGACTACACGTGGTGTCTCAGTTTTCCTCCTCGATGCTCGAAATACAGAGTAGTGTACAAGACCGTGTACAAAGAACAG GAATTAACGAAGCAAAGACCGGTGGAGGAGTGTTGCAAGGGTTACGCAGAAACCACTGATGGAGAGCGCTGCATTCCTATCTGCTCCAAGGACTGCGTTCACGGCACTTGCATAGCACCTGACGTCTGCAAGTGTGAATCGGGATACGGAGGACCATTATGCGATTACA AATGCCCACCGGGTAAATGGGGCAAGTCTTGCGAGAAGGACTGTCTGTGCCAAAACGACGCCAGCTGTGACCCATTCGATGGCAAATGTAGGTGTACCAGAGGCTGGACCGGCGACTATTGCGAGCAGCAGTGTTCACCGGACCGGTATGGACAAGATTGCGGCGAAGAGTGTCGTTGTAGGAACGGTGGAAGTTGCCACCACATTTCTGGCGAGTGTCATTGTGCTCCTGGGTATACGGGACCTCT TTGCGACGACTTTTGTCCACCTGGTAAACACGGTGACGAGTGCAAATCGGACTGCAAGTGCCAGAATGGCGGTTCTTGTAATCCTACGACTGGAAGCTGCTACTGTGCACCTGGGTGGACG GGTATAGTTTGCGCTCTCCGCTGTCCGGAAGGTTTCTGGGGCAAAAACTGTTCTCAAGTTTGCGATTGTTACAACAAAGCTAGTTGTCATCATCTCACTGGTGAATGTGAATGTAAACCTGGTTATTACGATGTAAAA TGTTTGCAAATCTGTCCGGAAGGAAAGTTTGGTTTAAATTGCACGAGTAATTGTACTTGCGAAAATGGAGCGGACTGTTCTCCCGTTAATGGAACCTGTACCTGTAAACCTGGATGGACCGGTAAAAAGTGCAATAAACGTGCTTGTCCGGATGGACTCTTCGGACCTAATTGTTTAAAA GTTTGTCAATGCAGCGACGACAATACAGATCTGTGTCATCCTGCAACTGGGGAATGTATATGCAAGGCAGGGTGGGACGGCGAAACCTGCAACAGACCTTGTCCTTTCTACACATACGGAAAGGGCTGCCAAAATCGTTGCAATTGCAAAAATAATGCGCAATGCTTGCCTATAAACGGGACCTGTATCTGCGCTGCTGGATACAGAGGTGAGGATTGTAGCGAAGTATGTCCTGACCACACTTACGGCGAGAACTGTGCACAAAAATGTGTTTGCAAAAATGGTGCCACTTGTTCACCCGAGAATGGCCGATGCAACTGTACAGcag ATAATATGACGTGTGATCATGTTACCGGAGAATACGTTTGCCGTCCTGGATACTTAGGCTTAACTTGTGAACATCCTTGTCCGCCAAATCGCTATGGACTAAACTGTGCTAATCGCTGTCGTTGTAAAAATGGTGGAGAATGTCATCATGTAACCG GCATATGTCAGTGTCGTCCCGGTTGGAAGGATGAGCATTGTCAAACACCGTGTCCGGAAGGAACATATGGTATAAATTGCAGTCAACATTGTACGTGCCAAAACGGAGGAAAGTGTAGATCTAACGATGGCCACTGCCGTTGTGCACCCGGTTGGATTGGCACCAAATGCACCGAGA TTTGTCCAGAAGGATACTACGGTGATCACTGCATGGAACCCTGCAATTGTAAAAGTGACTTTTACACTTGTCATCCTGCTGATGGTTGCATTTGTAGACATGGATACGGAG GCCCAGATTGCAACGAAGAACTATTTTCACGTAACATTCAAGAAAAAGATAATGGTGGAtatggtagtatagtagcaGGATTTTTGTTTGCTGCAATTGTTGTCGTTGCTATGAGTTTAGCAGCTTGGATATATCACCGACGCAGGGTAGCTGATCTTAAAAATGAGATTGCCCAAGTACACTACGTCGCTGATCCTCCTTCTCCACCAG AGCAAACTCAATTTGACAATCCAGTGTATGCCTATCAGGGCTCGTCGAAATTCGATGATGGAACAACTACTTTGTTGAACAATTTCCAGTTCAGAAATAATCTTGGAACAagcaagaaaataaataatgagAAGGCTAAACTGGGAATGAGCAGTTGTATAGATGATGATGACGACGATTGTAAAG GAGCATATAATCGATACGATCTCAAGAATCGAGATGCAGATATGGGAAATCCAAACCTTAATGTATATCATAGCATCGATGAAATGGATGGGAAAAAAATTGAACATGTTTACGATGAAATTAAGCAGAACAACGATGAGTCAGAGTACGATGAATTAGGTAACCCAAGACCGGTTAGCGGTTATAAACAGTTCAATCGAATGCCAAATGGCTTCTGCTCTAAACCCTCGGATAATGCAGGACCTAGTAGATCGAAGGAAAAAGATCCAGAACTTGGTGAAACTTAA
- the drpr gene encoding multiple EGF like domains draper isoform X3 — protein sequence MDLPIYLLVAVAAFTAVDGLEGPNICTRQETYKITVRVSEQQPYTVRDYTWCLSFPPRCSKYRVVYKTVYKEQELTKQRPVEECCKGYAETTDGERCIPICSKDCVHGTCIAPDVCKCESGYGGPLCDYKCPPGKWGKSCEKDCLCQNDASCDPFDGKCRCTRGWTGDYCEQQCSPDRYGQDCGEECRCRNGGSCHHISGECHCAPGYTGPLCDDFCPPGKHGDECKSDCKCQNGGSCNPTTGSCYCAPGWTGIVCALRCPEGFWGKNCSQVCDCYNKASCHHLTGECECKPGYYDVKCLQICPEGKFGLNCTSNCTCENGADCSPVNGTCTCKPGWTGKKCNKRACPDGLFGPNCLKVCQCSDDNTDLCHPATGECICKAGWDGETCNRPCPFYTYGKGCQNRCNCKNNAQCLPINGTCICAAGYRGEDCSEVCPDHTYGENCAQKCVCKNGATCSPENGRCNCTAGTCTCAAGFTGELCQDHCKTGYFGLGCTQVCDCHEDNSLGCDPATGRCICKPEWRGVRCETKCPEGLYGNDCHSHCECMNNSSCDPDTGTCICARGWEGADCSQPCKEGWYGVGCKEKCPEKMQVNHFEDSDNMTCDHVTGEYVCRPGYLGLTCEHPCPPNRYGLNCANRCRCKNGGECHHVTGICQCRPGWKDEHCQTPCPEGTYGINCSQHCTCQNGGKCRSNDGHCRCAPGWIGTKCTEICPEGYYGDHCMEPCNCKSDFYTCHPADGCICRHGYGGPDCNEELFSRNIQEKDNGGYGSIVAGFLFAAIVVVAMSLAAWIYHRRRVADLKNEIAQVHYVADPPSPPEQTQFDNPVYAYQGSSKFDDGTTTLLNNFQFRNNLGTSKKINNEKAKLGMSSCIDDDDDDCKGAYNRYDLKNRDADMGNPNLNVYHSIDEMDGKKIEHVYDEIKQNNDESEYDELGNPRPVSGYKQFNRMPNGFCSKPSDNAGPSRSKEKDPELGET from the exons ATGGATTTACCGATTTATTTGCTGGTTGCCGTTGCAGCCTTCACGGCAGTCGACGGCCTGGAGGGACCAAATATATGCACGAGACAAGAAAC tTACAAGATAACAGTGAGAGTGTCCGAACAGCAGCCGTACACCGTCCGGGACTACACGTGGTGTCTCAGTTTTCCTCCTCGATGCTCGAAATACAGAGTAGTGTACAAGACCGTGTACAAAGAACAG GAATTAACGAAGCAAAGACCGGTGGAGGAGTGTTGCAAGGGTTACGCAGAAACCACTGATGGAGAGCGCTGCATTCCTATCTGCTCCAAGGACTGCGTTCACGGCACTTGCATAGCACCTGACGTCTGCAAGTGTGAATCGGGATACGGAGGACCATTATGCGATTACA AATGCCCACCGGGTAAATGGGGCAAGTCTTGCGAGAAGGACTGTCTGTGCCAAAACGACGCCAGCTGTGACCCATTCGATGGCAAATGTAGGTGTACCAGAGGCTGGACCGGCGACTATTGCGAGCAGCAGTGTTCACCGGACCGGTATGGACAAGATTGCGGCGAAGAGTGTCGTTGTAGGAACGGTGGAAGTTGCCACCACATTTCTGGCGAGTGTCATTGTGCTCCTGGGTATACGGGACCTCT TTGCGACGACTTTTGTCCACCTGGTAAACACGGTGACGAGTGCAAATCGGACTGCAAGTGCCAGAATGGCGGTTCTTGTAATCCTACGACTGGAAGCTGCTACTGTGCACCTGGGTGGACG GGTATAGTTTGCGCTCTCCGCTGTCCGGAAGGTTTCTGGGGCAAAAACTGTTCTCAAGTTTGCGATTGTTACAACAAAGCTAGTTGTCATCATCTCACTGGTGAATGTGAATGTAAACCTGGTTATTACGATGTAAAA TGTTTGCAAATCTGTCCGGAAGGAAAGTTTGGTTTAAATTGCACGAGTAATTGTACTTGCGAAAATGGAGCGGACTGTTCTCCCGTTAATGGAACCTGTACCTGTAAACCTGGATGGACCGGTAAAAAGTGCAATAAACGTGCTTGTCCGGATGGACTCTTCGGACCTAATTGTTTAAAA GTTTGTCAATGCAGCGACGACAATACAGATCTGTGTCATCCTGCAACTGGGGAATGTATATGCAAGGCAGGGTGGGACGGCGAAACCTGCAACAGACCTTGTCCTTTCTACACATACGGAAAGGGCTGCCAAAATCGTTGCAATTGCAAAAATAATGCGCAATGCTTGCCTATAAACGGGACCTGTATCTGCGCTGCTGGATACAGAGGTGAGGATTGTAGCGAAGTATGTCCTGACCACACTTACGGCGAGAACTGTGCACAAAAATGTGTTTGCAAAAATGGTGCCACTTGTTCACCCGAGAATGGCCGATGCAACTGTACAGcag GCACGTGCACGTGTGCAGCTGGCTTCACCGGCGAGCTTTGCCAAGATCATTGCAAAACCGGATACTTTGGACTGGGGTGTACTCAGGTCTGTGATTGTCACGAAGACAATAGTTTGGGCTGTGATCCTGCCACGGGTCGTTGCATCTGTAAGCCAGAATGGCGAG gAGTACGCTGTGAAACCAAGTGTCCTGAAGGCCTTTATGGCAATGATTGTCATTCACACTGCGAATGTATGAACAACAGTTCATGCGATCCTGATACTGGCACATGTATTTGTGCCAGAGGTTGGGAAGGAGCTGATTGTTCTCAGCCCTGTAAAGAAGGCTGGTATGGTGTAGGCTGTAAAGAGAAGTGTCCAGAGAAAATGCagg TCAATCACTTCGAAGACTCTG ATAATATGACGTGTGATCATGTTACCGGAGAATACGTTTGCCGTCCTGGATACTTAGGCTTAACTTGTGAACATCCTTGTCCGCCAAATCGCTATGGACTAAACTGTGCTAATCGCTGTCGTTGTAAAAATGGTGGAGAATGTCATCATGTAACCG GCATATGTCAGTGTCGTCCCGGTTGGAAGGATGAGCATTGTCAAACACCGTGTCCGGAAGGAACATATGGTATAAATTGCAGTCAACATTGTACGTGCCAAAACGGAGGAAAGTGTAGATCTAACGATGGCCACTGCCGTTGTGCACCCGGTTGGATTGGCACCAAATGCACCGAGA TTTGTCCAGAAGGATACTACGGTGATCACTGCATGGAACCCTGCAATTGTAAAAGTGACTTTTACACTTGTCATCCTGCTGATGGTTGCATTTGTAGACATGGATACGGAG GCCCAGATTGCAACGAAGAACTATTTTCACGTAACATTCAAGAAAAAGATAATGGTGGAtatggtagtatagtagcaGGATTTTTGTTTGCTGCAATTGTTGTCGTTGCTATGAGTTTAGCAGCTTGGATATATCACCGACGCAGGGTAGCTGATCTTAAAAATGAGATTGCCCAAGTACACTACGTCGCTGATCCTCCTTCTCCACCAG AGCAAACTCAATTTGACAATCCAGTGTATGCCTATCAGGGCTCGTCGAAATTCGATGATGGAACAACTACTTTGTTGAACAATTTCCAGTTCAGAAATAATCTTGGAACAagcaagaaaataaataatgagAAGGCTAAACTGGGAATGAGCAGTTGTATAGATGATGATGACGACGATTGTAAAG GAGCATATAATCGATACGATCTCAAGAATCGAGATGCAGATATGGGAAATCCAAACCTTAATGTATATCATAGCATCGATGAAATGGATGGGAAAAAAATTGAACATGTTTACGATGAAATTAAGCAGAACAACGATGAGTCAGAGTACGATGAATTAGGTAACCCAAGACCGGTTAGCGGTTATAAACAGTTCAATCGAATGCCAAATGGCTTCTGCTCTAAACCCTCGGATAATGCAGGACCTAGTAGATCGAAGGAAAAAGATCCAGAACTTGGTGAAACTTAA